The Halarchaeum grantii genome contains a region encoding:
- a CDS encoding acyl-CoA thioesterase, with product MARVEETYIENRNRVQPNHANNYETVHGGNVMKWMDEVGAMSAMRHAGETCVTASIDHMDFMRPVPVGDIVVIEAYVYDVGRTSVKVRLRAFGENPRTGERHQTTESYFVFVAVDQDGRPTEVPDLDVETERDEALVEAAREGENGEE from the coding sequence ATGGCACGCGTCGAGGAGACCTATATAGAGAACCGGAACCGGGTTCAGCCGAACCACGCGAACAACTACGAGACCGTCCACGGGGGGAACGTCATGAAGTGGATGGACGAGGTCGGTGCGATGAGCGCGATGCGCCACGCGGGCGAGACGTGCGTCACCGCGAGCATCGACCACATGGACTTCATGCGCCCCGTCCCGGTCGGCGACATCGTCGTCATCGAGGCCTACGTCTACGACGTCGGCCGGACGAGCGTGAAGGTCCGCCTCAGGGCGTTCGGCGAGAACCCGCGCACGGGCGAGCGCCACCAGACGACCGAGTCCTACTTCGTCTTCGTCGCCGTCGACCAGGACGGCCGCCCGACCGAAGTGCCGGACCTCGACGTCGAGACCGAACGCGACGAAGCCCTCGTCGAGGCCGCACGCGAGGGCGAGAACGGCGAGGAGTGA
- a CDS encoding metal-dependent hydrolase, whose product MYRTGHYGVSLLVYAPLGAALLAAGYRVPALVGGAAMLALAPLPDYDQRVPFVTHRGVTHTLVFAWLVGTTLAGLTLFLPAAGPERLALASFGFGVGALGVVAHLLGDVLTPAGIRPLWPLRDTRYSLALWTADNALANYGLLGAGVAATVAVLLLLA is encoded by the coding sequence ATGTACCGCACCGGGCACTACGGCGTCTCCCTGCTCGTGTACGCTCCGCTCGGTGCCGCCCTCCTCGCCGCCGGCTACCGCGTCCCCGCGCTCGTCGGCGGCGCCGCGATGCTCGCGCTCGCGCCCCTCCCCGACTACGACCAGCGCGTCCCGTTCGTGACGCATCGCGGCGTCACCCACACGCTCGTCTTCGCGTGGCTCGTCGGGACGACGCTCGCCGGCCTCACCCTCTTCCTCCCGGCCGCCGGCCCGGAGCGCCTCGCGCTCGCCAGCTTCGGCTTCGGCGTCGGCGCCCTCGGCGTTGTCGCCCACCTCCTCGGCGACGTCCTCACGCCCGCCGGCATCAGGCCGCTCTGGCCGCTCCGGGACACCCGCTATTCGCTCGCGCTCTGGACGGCCGATAACGCGCTCGCGAACTACGGCCTGCTCGGTGCGGGCGTCGCCGCCACCGTCGCCGTCCTCCTCCTCCTCGCCTGA
- a CDS encoding ribonuclease H-like domain-containing protein yields the protein MRVENSFIAAEGVGPATERSLWADGVHHWDDFDTDYLGEKTGRRVADYIETGRARLESGDASFFAETLPSGELWRAYENFADGACFFDIETTGLDAATNDVTTVSFHRSDGTRTLVRGDDLTRETVRAELDSADLLVSFNGKRFDVPFLAQSFDLDVTTPHLDLMYTCKKLDLSGGLKAIESDLGLERDGVEDVDGREAVRLWKRYERENDEAALDRLVTYNRYDAENLRALADRVTSDLHEETFVPHR from the coding sequence ATGCGCGTCGAGAACTCCTTCATCGCCGCCGAGGGCGTCGGTCCCGCGACCGAGCGCTCGCTCTGGGCGGACGGCGTCCACCACTGGGACGACTTCGACACCGACTACCTCGGCGAGAAGACCGGCCGGCGAGTCGCCGACTACATCGAGACGGGCCGCGCGCGCCTCGAATCGGGCGACGCGTCGTTCTTCGCGGAGACGCTCCCGTCGGGCGAGCTCTGGCGGGCGTACGAGAACTTCGCGGACGGCGCGTGCTTCTTCGACATCGAGACGACGGGCTTGGACGCCGCGACGAACGACGTGACGACGGTGAGCTTCCACCGCTCGGACGGGACGCGGACGCTCGTTCGCGGGGACGACCTGACGCGCGAGACCGTCCGCGCGGAACTCGACTCGGCGGACCTGCTCGTCTCGTTCAACGGCAAGCGCTTCGACGTCCCGTTCCTCGCGCAGAGCTTCGACCTCGACGTCACGACGCCGCACCTCGACCTCATGTACACCTGCAAGAAGCTCGACCTCTCGGGCGGGCTGAAGGCCATCGAGTCCGACCTCGGCCTCGAGCGCGACGGCGTCGAGGACGTGGACGGCCGCGAGGCCGTCCGGCTCTGGAAGCGCTACGAGCGCGAGAACGACGAGGCGGCGCTCGACCGACTCGTCACGTACAACCGCTACGACGCGGAGAACCTCCGCGCGCTCGCCGACCGGGTGACGAGCGACCTCCACGAGGAGACGTTCGTCCCGCACCGCTGA
- a CDS encoding PfkB family carbohydrate kinase has translation MEEIEARLAESPAVTVTCLPDGSVDRRYAVEDAAGHVESRADLGERIASGHAKSFLVDHETTEPGGQAVNAARQAHALGADTALYGHLDHAVFDALDCETHSMGRPADVAVFEFEDDAVMFTEESPDIADWALADLDRVADLDAALGADAVVWTNWASVQAGTLALDALAERAAGDGDWLVVDPGDVTVREARAVAPFLDALAGLEEWRVALSVNDDELAFLAEAVSDAEEAPATRADALALLRGLGALDVAVLHAEDAAVAADAAGVTRCPTLSVDAVRYTGAGDRFSAGLAYALAAGWPLGEALTLANACATFYVTHARSGDREALAAWLAERR, from the coding sequence ATGGAGGAGATCGAGGCCCGACTCGCCGAGTCCCCCGCAGTCACCGTGACGTGTCTGCCGGACGGGAGCGTCGACCGGCGCTACGCGGTCGAGGACGCCGCCGGCCACGTCGAGTCCCGCGCCGACCTCGGCGAGCGCATCGCGAGCGGGCACGCGAAGTCCTTCCTCGTCGACCACGAGACGACGGAACCGGGCGGGCAGGCCGTGAACGCCGCCCGACAGGCGCACGCGCTCGGCGCCGACACCGCGCTCTACGGCCACCTCGACCACGCGGTCTTCGACGCACTCGACTGCGAGACGCACTCGATGGGCCGGCCCGCCGACGTCGCGGTCTTCGAGTTCGAAGACGACGCCGTGATGTTCACCGAGGAGTCGCCCGACATCGCGGACTGGGCGCTCGCCGACCTCGACCGCGTCGCCGACCTCGACGCCGCCCTCGGCGCGGACGCCGTCGTCTGGACGAACTGGGCGTCCGTGCAGGCCGGGACGCTCGCCCTCGACGCGCTCGCCGAGCGGGCCGCCGGCGACGGGGACTGGCTCGTCGTCGACCCCGGCGACGTGACCGTCCGCGAAGCGCGCGCCGTCGCGCCGTTCCTCGACGCGCTCGCCGGCCTCGAGGAATGGCGCGTCGCGCTCAGCGTGAACGACGACGAACTCGCCTTCCTCGCCGAGGCGGTGTCGGACGCCGAGGAGGCGCCGGCCACGCGCGCCGACGCGTTGGCGCTCCTGCGCGGCCTCGGCGCGCTCGACGTCGCCGTCCTCCACGCCGAGGACGCGGCCGTCGCCGCCGACGCCGCCGGCGTCACGCGCTGTCCGACCCTCAGCGTGGACGCCGTGCGCTACACGGGCGCGGGCGACCGGTTCAGCGCCGGCCTCGCGTACGCGCTCGCCGCCGGCTGGCCACTCGGTGAGGCGCTCACGCTTGCGAACGCCTGTGCGACCTTCTACGTCACGCACGCGCGCTCCGGCGACCGCGAGGCGCTGGCCGCTTGGCTCGCCGAGCGCCGTTAA
- a CDS encoding phosphoglycolate phosphatase — translation MVPPLAVDIDGTLTDGDGAVDPRIFAALQSWGAPVVVATGKAFPYPVALAHFLRIERTVIAENGGISLVGDDLVVHGDRTGAQAVADAYRERGHDLGWGELDLTNRWRETEVAVSRDRPLEPLEALAAEQGLEVVDTGYAYHVKDPTISKGRALASVADRLGYDVTEFAAVGDSQNDAHMFETVGVAYAVANADEHASAAADYVTDAAYADGFLEAVAEIEAASE, via the coding sequence ATGGTACCACCGCTCGCCGTCGACATCGACGGCACGCTCACCGACGGCGACGGCGCCGTCGACCCGCGGATATTCGCGGCGCTCCAGTCGTGGGGGGCGCCGGTCGTCGTCGCGACCGGGAAGGCCTTCCCGTACCCGGTGGCGCTCGCGCACTTCCTCCGCATCGAACGCACCGTCATCGCCGAGAACGGCGGTATCTCGCTCGTCGGCGACGACCTCGTCGTCCACGGCGACCGCACGGGCGCACAGGCCGTCGCGGACGCCTACCGCGAACGCGGCCACGACCTCGGCTGGGGCGAGTTGGACCTGACGAACCGCTGGCGCGAGACCGAGGTCGCGGTGAGTCGCGACCGGCCGCTTGAGCCCCTCGAAGCGCTCGCCGCCGAACAGGGCCTCGAAGTCGTCGACACCGGCTACGCCTACCACGTGAAGGACCCGACGATAAGCAAGGGCCGCGCGCTCGCGAGCGTCGCCGACCGCCTCGGCTACGACGTGACCGAGTTCGCGGCCGTCGGGGACTCACAGAACGACGCCCACATGTTCGAGACGGTCGGTGTCGCCTACGCCGTCGCGAACGCGGACGAGCACGCCAGCGCGGCCGCCGACTACGTCACGGACGCCGCGTACGCCGACGGCTTCCTCGAAGCCGTCGCGGAGATCGAGGCGGCGAGCGAATAG
- a CDS encoding DUF7345 domain-containing protein, giving the protein MQRTVAAALACVVLLLATPVGAASGGFAALAPGGVSPDSVDLTVDVAENGSATWTVTYRLALATENETAAFEDLQRDVRANRSAYLDPFAERIRTTVRTAENATGRPMNATAFSVSTRVQSIGSQYGVVAYQFTWHGFAAVDGRTVRAGDAIAGFYIDEDTTLTLSAPEGYRVASVSPPPTTRSETAVAWEGPVTFTDEQPRATFAPPASPVPWPLVAGVVALLAALAGAGLWYRRRARAGGTAGSDGEADGEADGTAAGGANAGSGSDAAASDAEPDAAAGERERDGADERPPAELLSNEERVKRVLREHGGRARQQEVVAETGWTEAKTSQVVSGMRESGDLESFRIGRENVLKLPDADEGVEES; this is encoded by the coding sequence ATGCAGCGGACGGTCGCGGCGGCGCTCGCGTGCGTCGTCCTCCTACTCGCGACGCCGGTCGGGGCGGCGAGCGGCGGGTTCGCCGCGCTCGCCCCCGGTGGCGTTTCGCCCGACAGCGTCGACCTCACCGTCGACGTCGCCGAGAACGGGTCGGCGACGTGGACCGTCACCTATCGGCTGGCGCTCGCGACGGAGAACGAGACGGCGGCGTTCGAGGACCTCCAGCGGGACGTCCGGGCGAACCGGAGCGCCTACCTCGACCCGTTCGCCGAGCGCATCCGAACGACGGTGCGGACGGCCGAGAACGCGACCGGCCGGCCGATGAACGCCACGGCCTTCTCGGTGTCGACGCGCGTCCAGTCCATCGGCTCGCAGTACGGCGTCGTCGCCTACCAGTTCACGTGGCACGGGTTCGCCGCCGTCGACGGTCGGACGGTGCGGGCCGGGGACGCCATCGCGGGCTTCTATATCGACGAGGACACCACGCTCACCCTGAGCGCGCCCGAGGGCTACCGCGTGGCCTCGGTGTCGCCGCCGCCGACGACGCGGAGTGAGACCGCGGTCGCCTGGGAGGGCCCGGTGACGTTCACGGACGAGCAACCGCGCGCGACGTTCGCCCCGCCCGCATCGCCGGTCCCGTGGCCGCTCGTCGCGGGCGTCGTCGCCCTCCTCGCCGCCCTCGCGGGCGCCGGTCTCTGGTACCGGCGTCGCGCGCGGGCCGGCGGTACTGCGGGGAGCGACGGGGAGGCGGATGGCGAGGCGGACGGGACGGCCGCGGGTGGCGCGAATGCGGGGAGCGGGTCGGACGCCGCCGCGTCGGACGCCGAGCCGGACGCGGCCGCCGGCGAGCGTGAGCGCGACGGTGCGGACGAGCGACCGCCGGCGGAGCTGTTGAGTAACGAGGAGCGCGTGAAACGCGTGCTCCGCGAGCACGGCGGGCGCGCGCGCCAGCAGGAGGTCGTCGCCGAGACCGGGTGGACGGAGGCGAAGACGAGTCAGGTCGTGAGCGGGATGCGCGAATCCGGCGACCTGGAGTCGTTCCGGATCGGTCGCGAGAACGTGCTGAAGCTTCCCGACGCCGACGAGGGGGTCGAGGAGTCGTGA
- a CDS encoding DUF6663 family protein, giving the protein MTPTTTGTYRVRSRRPEGTLRCVDLDDGEAVDVAPADGLRPGYRFTGDLAWEDGDARLTDFTVEDRTLFAYAEGVANLFEVALDTWEEARHEGLGVNARPTYDTGGDPNGAVYTFAEQQGERDVYAELRDGTAPLEPLLARFREDSDFDAPNEVFVLRPATHQFVLVALVAEKGGTYADTMRDTYGCPRPSEP; this is encoded by the coding sequence GTGACACCCACGACGACCGGGACCTACCGCGTGCGCTCGCGACGCCCCGAGGGGACGCTTCGCTGCGTCGACCTCGACGACGGCGAGGCCGTCGACGTCGCGCCCGCGGACGGCCTCCGACCGGGCTATCGCTTCACCGGCGACCTCGCGTGGGAGGACGGCGACGCCCGCCTCACCGACTTCACCGTCGAGGACCGGACGCTCTTCGCGTACGCCGAGGGCGTCGCGAACCTCTTCGAGGTCGCCCTCGACACGTGGGAGGAGGCGCGCCACGAGGGCCTCGGCGTGAACGCCCGCCCGACCTACGACACCGGCGGCGACCCGAACGGCGCCGTCTACACGTTCGCCGAACAGCAGGGCGAACGCGACGTCTACGCCGAACTCCGCGACGGCACCGCGCCGCTCGAACCGCTCCTCGCGCGCTTCCGCGAGGACTCCGACTTCGACGCCCCGAACGAGGTGTTCGTCCTCCGGCCCGCCACTCACCAGTTCGTCCTCGTCGCGCTCGTCGCCGAGAAGGGCGGCACGTACGCGGACACGATGCGCGACACCTACGGCTGTCCGCGCCCCTCGGAGCCTTAG
- a CDS encoding MFS transporter, translated as MSEGSWRGVLAVALWQVVASLCYYSAFPATDSFQTDFGLTGVQVGLVITTLTLGYTLFLFPAGAFVDAYGDRPAMVAGLVGLALGAVGVSLATSYLTLLLAVFVLGAAYSTAMPATNIAVAERAPRGAYNLAVGVKQVGVTAGSALAAFVVAGLAALALGWQLGFLVAAGAAGVVALGFLVAYEGTGGTGDVGFPDVRALWGNRALMALAAGGFFVGAAIFTTTGYAVPYLEADTTASKATAGVVLGLTQVTGSVGRIGAGWVADRVRGTAARASIRVFNWQTGVGALAMAAIPLLAMPGAAAGFAILGVSLLGVTGLYHGALVALASDEESGAATAAGQTTINLGGLLVPPTFGWLADTAGYAAGWNLLAVCVAAGVACALVAGRLTD; from the coding sequence GTGAGCGAGGGGAGCTGGCGCGGCGTCCTCGCCGTCGCGCTCTGGCAGGTCGTCGCGAGCCTCTGCTACTACTCGGCGTTCCCCGCGACGGACTCCTTCCAGACGGACTTCGGGCTCACCGGCGTGCAGGTCGGCCTCGTCATCACGACGCTCACGCTCGGCTACACGCTCTTCCTCTTCCCGGCGGGCGCGTTCGTCGACGCCTACGGTGACCGCCCCGCGATGGTCGCCGGCCTCGTCGGCCTCGCGCTCGGCGCCGTCGGCGTCTCGCTCGCGACGAGCTACCTCACCCTGCTCCTCGCGGTGTTCGTCCTCGGCGCCGCGTACTCGACGGCGATGCCCGCGACGAACATCGCGGTCGCCGAGCGCGCCCCGCGCGGCGCGTACAACCTCGCCGTCGGCGTGAAGCAGGTCGGCGTCACCGCCGGCTCCGCGCTCGCCGCGTTCGTCGTCGCCGGCCTCGCCGCGCTCGCGCTCGGCTGGCAACTCGGCTTCCTCGTCGCGGCGGGCGCAGCGGGCGTCGTCGCGCTCGGCTTCCTCGTCGCCTACGAGGGCACCGGCGGGACGGGCGACGTGGGCTTCCCGGACGTCCGCGCGCTCTGGGGGAACCGCGCGCTGATGGCGCTCGCCGCCGGCGGCTTCTTCGTCGGCGCCGCCATCTTCACCACGACCGGCTACGCCGTCCCCTACCTCGAAGCGGACACCACCGCCTCGAAGGCGACCGCCGGCGTCGTCCTCGGCCTCACGCAGGTGACGGGGAGCGTCGGCCGCATCGGCGCCGGCTGGGTCGCCGACCGCGTTCGCGGGACGGCCGCGCGCGCGTCCATCCGCGTCTTCAACTGGCAGACCGGCGTCGGCGCGCTCGCGATGGCCGCGATCCCGCTCCTCGCGATGCCGGGCGCCGCCGCCGGCTTCGCGATACTCGGCGTGAGCCTCCTCGGCGTCACCGGCCTCTATCACGGCGCGCTCGTCGCGCTCGCGAGCGACGAGGAGTCCGGCGCCGCGACCGCAGCCGGCCAGACCACCATCAACCTCGGCGGCCTCCTCGTCCCGCCGACGTTCGGGTGGCTCGCCGATACGGCGGGCTACGCGGCCGGCTGGAACCTCCTCGCCGTCTGCGTCGCCGCCGGCGTCGCCTGCGCGCTCGTCGCCGGCCGCCTCACCGACTGA
- a CDS encoding M24 family metallopeptidase encodes MSETPFERRTRDAQARLRERGASALALFPSPNTYYLGGFEESPGERHFFLFVPASGDPVFVVPALYGAQVRDATWVADVRTWADGDDPLAVVADALADLGVASGEVLLDPTMHARFTLDLRDCLPACEFGLAGAVLDALRVRKDAAELDALRAAGRAADAAMRDVRELGADAVGMTETALARYVEERLVAHGGTGTSFEPIVASGPNAANPHHGHGEREIRAGDPVTLDFGTRVEQYPSDQTRTVVFAGDPPEGYAEAHDAVVEAQRAAVDAVEPGVEAQAVDAAARDVLETAGYGDAFVHRTGHGVGLDVHEEPYIVAGNDRALEAGMVFSVEPGVYVEGEWGVRVEDLVVVTESGCERLNDTPRGWRV; translated from the coding sequence ATGTCCGAGACGCCGTTCGAGCGCCGCACTCGCGACGCACAGGCCCGCCTCCGCGAGCGCGGGGCGAGCGCGCTCGCGCTCTTCCCGAGCCCGAACACCTACTACCTCGGCGGCTTCGAGGAATCGCCCGGCGAGCGTCACTTCTTCCTCTTCGTCCCGGCCTCGGGCGACCCGGTGTTCGTCGTGCCCGCCCTCTACGGCGCGCAGGTCCGCGACGCGACGTGGGTCGCGGACGTGCGGACGTGGGCGGACGGGGACGACCCGCTCGCCGTCGTCGCGGACGCGCTCGCCGACCTCGGCGTCGCGAGCGGCGAGGTGCTCCTCGACCCGACGATGCACGCGCGCTTCACGCTCGACCTGCGCGACTGCCTCCCCGCGTGCGAGTTCGGCCTCGCCGGCGCCGTCCTCGACGCCCTCCGGGTTCGCAAGGACGCCGCCGAACTCGACGCGCTCCGTGCGGCCGGGCGCGCGGCGGACGCCGCGATGCGCGACGTCCGAGAGCTGGGCGCGGACGCCGTCGGGATGACCGAGACGGCGCTCGCGCGCTACGTCGAGGAGCGCCTCGTCGCGCACGGCGGGACGGGCACGTCCTTCGAGCCCATCGTCGCGTCGGGGCCGAACGCCGCGAACCCGCACCACGGGCACGGCGAGCGCGAGATACGCGCGGGCGACCCCGTGACGCTCGACTTCGGGACGCGCGTCGAGCAGTACCCGAGCGACCAGACGCGCACCGTCGTCTTCGCGGGCGACCCGCCCGAGGGCTACGCGGAAGCGCACGACGCGGTCGTCGAGGCCCAGCGCGCCGCCGTGGACGCCGTCGAACCCGGGGTCGAGGCGCAGGCCGTCGACGCGGCCGCCCGCGACGTGCTCGAGACGGCGGGCTACGGCGACGCGTTCGTCCACCGGACGGGCCACGGCGTCGGTCTCGACGTCCACGAGGAACCCTACATCGTCGCCGGGAACGACCGCGCGCTCGAAGCGGGGATGGTGTTCAGCGTCGAACCCGGCGTCTACGTCGAGGGCGAGTGGGGCGTCCGCGTCGAGGACCTCGTCGTCGTCACCGAGTCGGGCTGTGAGCGGCTGAACGACACGCCGCGCGGGTGGCGCGTCTAG
- a CDS encoding NAD(P)/FAD-dependent oxidoreductase — protein MNHVDVAVVGGGPAGTAAAERAADEGADVVVFEKGVPRADRDRLGPDSTDAAGFLNYWVDIAQLDVEELPEGVVQRELNAAEFIGPEESVVVDRTGIDSTYEGFGFTFQRARFDDWLRERAQEAGADYRVGDSVLDVETDLSDGHEHTLTLSNGEEWTADYVVLADGPQRRITIPVLDSFLPEDKPASERLSPPETNHIAYQEYRKFPEGALEQDRIKFWWGWMPGETAYPWVFPNADNVARVGLTMPIGMDIDDFEKGDYRLLREDDDAIPKGAEYIRRLLEELYGDEYDVEEDFPVVEEGYGKSKGTETYSISSTRPIDSPTDAGIAVVGGAMGTTSAFHEGGDHVALRTGKLAGELAALGELDAYNDAWKDAIGDEILRNVAIADVVEEYGPGEWDTTFRVASKMLDAADSGKILTRQNASVGVDGLRLYKDYKQAKFRYRKGKYVQLREAEYRY, from the coding sequence ATGAACCACGTAGACGTGGCCGTCGTCGGCGGTGGGCCCGCCGGCACCGCCGCCGCGGAGCGTGCGGCCGACGAGGGCGCCGACGTCGTCGTCTTCGAGAAGGGCGTTCCGCGTGCCGACCGCGACCGACTCGGCCCGGACTCCACGGACGCCGCCGGCTTCCTGAACTACTGGGTGGACATCGCGCAACTCGACGTCGAGGAGCTCCCCGAGGGCGTCGTGCAACGCGAACTGAACGCGGCCGAGTTCATCGGCCCCGAGGAGTCGGTCGTCGTCGACCGCACGGGCATCGACTCGACCTACGAGGGCTTCGGCTTCACCTTCCAGCGCGCGCGCTTCGACGACTGGCTCCGCGAGCGCGCGCAAGAGGCGGGCGCGGACTACCGCGTCGGCGACAGCGTCCTCGACGTCGAGACGGACCTCTCGGACGGTCACGAGCACACGCTCACGCTCTCGAACGGCGAGGAGTGGACGGCCGACTACGTCGTCCTCGCGGACGGCCCGCAGCGCCGCATCACCATCCCCGTCCTCGACTCCTTCCTCCCCGAGGACAAGCCGGCGAGCGAGCGCCTCAGCCCCCCCGAGACGAACCACATCGCCTACCAGGAATACCGGAAGTTCCCCGAGGGGGCCCTCGAACAGGACCGCATCAAGTTCTGGTGGGGATGGATGCCGGGCGAGACCGCCTACCCGTGGGTGTTCCCGAACGCCGACAACGTCGCGCGCGTCGGCCTCACGATGCCGATCGGCATGGACATCGACGACTTCGAGAAGGGCGACTATCGCCTCCTCCGCGAGGACGACGACGCCATCCCGAAGGGCGCCGAGTACATCCGCCGGCTCCTCGAGGAGCTCTACGGCGACGAGTACGACGTCGAGGAGGACTTCCCGGTCGTCGAGGAGGGCTACGGGAAGTCGAAGGGGACGGAGACCTACTCCATCTCCTCGACGCGCCCCATCGACTCGCCCACGGACGCCGGAATCGCCGTCGTCGGCGGCGCGATGGGTACCACGTCGGCGTTCCACGAGGGCGGCGACCACGTCGCGCTCCGCACCGGGAAGCTCGCCGGCGAGCTCGCCGCGCTCGGCGAACTCGACGCCTACAACGACGCGTGGAAGGACGCCATCGGCGACGAGATACTGCGCAACGTCGCGATCGCCGACGTCGTCGAGGAGTACGGGCCCGGCGAGTGGGACACGACGTTCCGCGTCGCCAGCAAGATGCTCGACGCCGCGGACTCCGGGAAGATACTCACCCGGCAGAACGCGAGCGTCGGCGTCGACGGCCTCCGTCTCTACAAGGACTACAAACAGGCGAAGTTCCGCTACCGCAAGGGGAAGTACGTCCAGCTGCGCGAGGCCGAGTACCGCTACTAG
- a CDS encoding PGF-CTERM sorting domain-containing protein, whose protein sequence is MRPPHALALGSLLLVGVTAALLAGPAVAADPVEATNGTTYDHGTIIAVDVSTNESHVLRNADGAFVAEFAAENGTVLIDTGALRNGDYTLRNGDGATVFAFGVDGAPTTTTTTTANTTDDTDDGGETVALEDGATHDAGVTLTRDVAGEEYVLRTGDGAFVRQLAADGGTVAFDTGDLDGPYRLVDADGTVVASFTVDGVDETTTTTPTTTTADERAGSEADAPLDRTVDAEDGGVYWRGLTLRFDVEGDATLRTGDGAFVRQLAADDGHVTLETASLDVGDYRLTATDAAAFSVARQSLDATGSEGTLTVTSNRADYPLVLRSDALTTDELHALVPASAVRDGRVLVGDVGANATLDLDASALASGSYDLTAIAGDTGVRDDATVTLAASAPASGEANSTATAPGENGASETTTTSTTTSATTTTNATTTTDGTGGGTTVGDSPGFGLVAGVLALAGAALLARRDGD, encoded by the coding sequence ATGCGCCCTCCACACGCACTCGCGCTCGGATCGCTCCTCCTCGTCGGGGTGACGGCCGCCCTCCTCGCGGGCCCCGCCGTCGCCGCCGACCCCGTCGAGGCGACGAACGGAACCACCTACGACCACGGCACCATCATCGCCGTCGATGTCTCGACGAACGAGAGCCACGTCCTCCGGAACGCCGACGGTGCGTTCGTCGCGGAGTTCGCCGCCGAGAACGGAACCGTACTGATCGACACCGGCGCCCTCCGGAACGGCGACTACACGCTCAGGAACGGTGACGGCGCGACGGTGTTCGCCTTCGGCGTCGACGGCGCGCCGACCACGACGACCACGACGACGGCGAACACGACCGACGACACCGACGACGGTGGCGAGACGGTGGCGCTCGAGGACGGCGCCACCCACGACGCCGGCGTGACGCTCACTCGCGACGTCGCCGGCGAGGAGTACGTCCTCCGCACCGGCGACGGCGCGTTCGTGCGACAGCTCGCCGCCGACGGCGGGACGGTGGCGTTCGACACCGGCGACCTCGACGGCCCGTACCGACTCGTCGACGCCGACGGCACCGTCGTCGCCTCGTTCACCGTCGACGGCGTGGACGAGACGACCACGACGACTCCGACCACCACGACAGCCGACGAGCGCGCCGGGTCCGAGGCCGATGCGCCGCTCGACCGAACCGTCGACGCCGAGGACGGCGGCGTCTACTGGCGGGGCCTCACGCTCCGCTTCGACGTCGAGGGGGACGCCACGCTTCGAACCGGCGACGGCGCGTTCGTGCGCCAGCTCGCCGCCGACGACGGGCACGTCACCCTCGAGACGGCGTCACTCGACGTCGGCGACTACCGGCTGACAGCCACCGACGCCGCCGCGTTCAGCGTCGCCCGCCAGTCGCTCGACGCGACGGGCTCCGAGGGGACGCTCACGGTCACGTCGAACCGCGCGGACTACCCGCTCGTCCTCCGCTCCGACGCGCTCACGACCGACGAACTCCACGCGCTCGTCCCCGCGAGCGCGGTTCGCGACGGCCGCGTCCTCGTCGGTGACGTGGGCGCGAACGCCACCCTCGACCTCGACGCGTCCGCGCTCGCGAGCGGGAGCTACGACCTGACCGCGATAGCGGGCGACACGGGCGTCCGCGACGACGCGACCGTCACGCTCGCGGCCTCCGCTCCGGCGAGCGGCGAGGCGAACAGCACCGCGACGGCGCCCGGCGAGAACGGCGCGAGCGAGACAACCACCACGAGCACCACGACGAGCGCCACCACGACGACGAACGCGACCACGACCACCGACGGCACCGGCGGTGGGACGACGGTCGGCGACTCGCCCGGGTTCGGCCTCGTCGCCGGCGTCCTCGCGCTCGCCGGTGCGGCGCTCCTCGCGCGTCGAGACGGCGACTAG